The Aeromicrobium senzhongii genome includes a window with the following:
- a CDS encoding D-alanine--D-alanine ligase family protein, giving the protein MRTTIAVVFGGQSSEHGVSCLTAREVLAVIDRDRYDVVPVGITTDGRWVEETAVWDDLEPGVLPKVRDDMPPFSWDRIRDLDVVFPLLHGPWGEDGTVQGMLELSGVRYVGAGVLASAVGMDKPFTKTVFSAAGLPQLPYVTIQPWEWDAKRDRVRARVHALGLPVFVKPARAGSSSGVTPVHHWEDFDVAVETARTFDPKVIVESAANGKREVECAVIQDEHGMPIASEVGEIVVAAEADHEYYDFEAKYLDGTSTNVVPADLPESVRQRIREYALQAFDAIGCEGLARVDFFLTDSVGGGLVINEINTMPGFTPFSMFPKLWAASGVDYPELVERLIQLALQRPLGLR; this is encoded by the coding sequence ATGCGCACCACGATCGCCGTTGTCTTCGGAGGCCAGTCCAGTGAGCACGGTGTCTCGTGCCTGACGGCGCGGGAGGTGCTCGCTGTCATCGACCGCGACCGGTACGACGTCGTCCCCGTGGGGATCACGACCGACGGCCGGTGGGTCGAGGAGACCGCCGTCTGGGACGACCTCGAGCCCGGCGTCCTGCCGAAGGTCCGCGACGACATGCCTCCGTTCTCGTGGGACCGCATCCGTGATCTCGACGTCGTCTTCCCGCTGCTGCACGGCCCGTGGGGTGAGGACGGCACCGTCCAGGGCATGCTCGAGCTGTCCGGAGTCCGCTACGTCGGCGCGGGTGTGCTGGCCAGCGCCGTGGGCATGGACAAGCCCTTCACCAAGACCGTTTTCTCGGCCGCCGGTCTGCCACAGCTGCCGTACGTGACGATCCAGCCGTGGGAGTGGGACGCCAAGCGCGACCGCGTCCGGGCCCGGGTCCACGCGCTCGGATTGCCGGTGTTCGTCAAGCCCGCGCGCGCCGGCTCCAGTTCGGGCGTCACCCCGGTGCACCACTGGGAGGACTTCGACGTCGCGGTCGAGACGGCTCGGACGTTCGATCCCAAGGTCATCGTCGAGTCGGCGGCGAACGGCAAGCGCGAGGTCGAGTGCGCCGTGATCCAGGACGAGCACGGCATGCCGATCGCCAGCGAGGTCGGCGAGATCGTCGTGGCCGCCGAGGCCGATCACGAGTACTACGACTTCGAGGCCAAGTACCTCGACGGCACCAGCACCAACGTCGTGCCGGCCGACCTGCCCGAGTCGGTGCGCCAGCGGATCCGCGAGTACGCGCTGCAGGCCTTCGACGCGATCGGCTGCGAGGGTTTGGCGCGGGTGGACTTCTTCCTCACCGACAGCGTCGGTGGCGGCCTGGTGATCAACGAGATCAACACGATGCCCGGGTTCACGCCGTTCTCGATGTTCCCCAAGCTCTGGGCGGCGTCGGGCGTGGACTACCCCGAGTTGGTCGAGCGCCTCATCCAGCTGGCCCTGCAGCGCCCCCTCGGCCTGCGCTGA
- a CDS encoding trans-sulfuration enzyme family protein: MQPDTVTVIAGRPAKEPGTPLNAPITLASSFHAGGDFEYGRHGNPAYESFEQVVGALEGGRALAFASGIATAAATLGLVEPGAVVVLPRHGYNGTTSLVQSGPYEVRLIDPSDTESSIEAFAGADLVWLESPTNPAMEVGDLPTLVAAAKDAGALVAVDNTFRTPLRDRPLSYGADIVAHSASKLLGGHSDLVLGVMATADDALFERLLQHRSLHGAIPGALESFLAARGVRTLAVRLDRAESSAAILADRLKAHPAVAEVRYPGFGTMVCFVIDDAEHAQRATEASRVITHATSLGGVESTWERRRRFPAEPETIPAGLIRLSVGIEAVEDLWADIENALG, from the coding sequence ATGCAGCCCGACACCGTGACCGTCATCGCAGGTCGCCCGGCCAAGGAGCCCGGCACGCCGCTGAACGCCCCCATCACCCTCGCGAGCTCGTTCCACGCCGGTGGCGACTTCGAGTACGGCCGCCACGGCAACCCGGCCTACGAGTCGTTCGAGCAGGTCGTCGGTGCGCTCGAGGGCGGCCGTGCCCTGGCCTTCGCCTCGGGCATCGCGACGGCCGCGGCCACCCTGGGACTGGTCGAGCCGGGCGCGGTCGTGGTGCTCCCCCGTCATGGCTACAACGGCACGACGAGCCTCGTGCAGAGCGGGCCGTACGAGGTGCGCCTGATCGATCCGTCGGACACCGAGAGCAGCATCGAGGCCTTCGCCGGCGCCGACCTGGTCTGGCTCGAGTCGCCCACCAACCCGGCGATGGAGGTCGGCGACCTGCCGACGCTCGTCGCCGCCGCGAAGGACGCCGGCGCCCTCGTCGCCGTCGACAACACCTTCCGCACTCCCCTGCGCGATCGGCCGCTGTCGTACGGCGCCGACATCGTGGCCCACTCGGCCTCGAAGCTGCTCGGCGGGCACAGCGACCTCGTGCTCGGCGTCATGGCGACCGCCGACGACGCACTGTTCGAGCGCCTGTTGCAGCACCGTTCGCTGCACGGCGCCATCCCCGGTGCGCTGGAGAGCTTCCTGGCCGCCCGCGGCGTCCGCACCCTCGCCGTCCGGCTCGACCGTGCCGAGTCCAGCGCGGCGATCCTGGCCGACCGACTCAAGGCCCACCCGGCCGTCGCCGAGGTCCGCTACCCGGGCTTCGGGACCATGGTGTGCTTCGTGATCGACGACGCCGAGCACGCCCAGCGCGCGACGGAGGCCAGCCGCGTCATCACCCACGCCACCAGCCTGGGCGGCGTCGAGTCGACGTGGGAACGCCGGCGCCGCTTCCCCGCCGAGCCGGAGACCATCCCCGCGGGCCTGATCCGGCTCAGCGTCGGCATCGAGGCCGTCGAGGACCTCTGGGCCGACATCGAGAACGCCCTGGGCTGA
- a CDS encoding endonuclease domain-containing protein, protein MFSRRQALAAGLTDRVLRGPRCAPVAPGWYRYATTDLTPELAARSGLGWLGAEAGLSHTSNLAWRGLEMRAAVPVHLATRRRVDRAADGFVVHRFQGPLFLEEVRGLPVVGAARTFVDCGTLLSWRELVVVGDWMISTGLIARLDLLAFVHDVHFDGVQRARRAMEWVRDGSASPQESRVRLELVRAGLPEPELNALITDRHGGFLAYGDLVYRAERLVVEYDGWQHERDARQRQHDLRRREVLEGEGWRVIVVTAADLENPTMVVNRVVAALQRARFAPISTFQRR, encoded by the coding sequence GTGTTCTCGCGCCGGCAGGCACTCGCCGCCGGACTCACCGATCGCGTGCTGCGCGGTCCGAGGTGCGCGCCGGTCGCGCCCGGTTGGTACCGGTACGCCACCACCGACCTGACGCCCGAGCTGGCGGCCCGCTCCGGCCTCGGCTGGCTCGGCGCCGAGGCGGGACTGAGCCACACCAGCAACCTGGCGTGGCGTGGACTCGAGATGCGCGCCGCGGTTCCGGTGCACCTGGCCACCCGCCGTCGGGTCGACCGGGCAGCCGACGGGTTCGTGGTCCATCGGTTCCAGGGCCCGCTGTTCCTCGAGGAGGTCCGCGGGCTGCCCGTGGTCGGCGCGGCCCGGACCTTCGTCGACTGCGGCACCCTCCTGTCATGGCGGGAGCTGGTCGTCGTGGGTGACTGGATGATCTCGACCGGCCTCATCGCGCGGCTCGATCTGCTGGCGTTCGTCCACGACGTCCACTTCGACGGTGTCCAGCGGGCGCGACGCGCGATGGAGTGGGTCCGCGACGGCTCGGCTTCGCCCCAGGAGTCGCGAGTCCGACTCGAGCTCGTCCGCGCCGGGCTCCCTGAACCCGAGTTGAACGCGCTGATCACGGACCGCCACGGCGGCTTCCTGGCCTACGGGGACCTGGTCTATCGCGCCGAGCGGCTCGTCGTGGAGTACGACGGCTGGCAGCACGAACGCGACGCCCGCCAGCGCCAGCACGACCTGCGCCGGCGAGAGGTGCTCGAGGGCGAGGGCTGGCGCGTCATCGTCGTCACCGCCGCCGACTTGGAGAACCCGACGATGGTGGTGAACCGGGTCGTGGCCGCCCTCCAGCGCGCGAGATTTGCTCCCATCTCGACGTTTCAGCGCCGCTGA